The sequence TCGCCTCCCGCGCGCGCTCGGCCCGGGCCGGACCGTCCTCCGCGACCTCGCGCCCGACCATCCGCGTGACGAGCTCCATGCGCGACAGCTCGGCGGCCGGAGTCTCGCTGACCAGCTGACCGTTCCTCAGGACCGTGATCCGGTCGGAGATCTCGAACACCTGATCGAGGAAGTGCGAGATGAACAGGATCGCCATCCCCTGCGCCTTGAGGCGCTGGATGACCGAGAAGAGCGTCTTCACCTCGTCCTCGGCCAGGCTCGAGGTCGGCTCGTCGAGGACGAGGATCTTCGCCCGGGCGCAGAGCGCGCGGGCGATCGCGACGATCTGCTGCACGGCGATGGAGAAGGTCGAGAGCGGCGCGGTGACGTCGACGTGGATGTTGAGGTCCGAGAGCAGGGCGCTCGCCTTCCGGCGCATCTCCCCCCACCGGATCGCGAACACGCCCGCGTCCTCGCGCCCGAGGAAGATGTTCTCGGCCACGGAGAGGTTGGGGCAGAGGTTCACCTCCTGGAACACGGCGCTGATGCCGAGCGCCTGCGCGTCCTGGGGGCTCGAGGGCCGGATCTCCCGGCCCTCGAGAAGGATCTGCCCGTCATCCGGGGGGTGGACGCCGGTCAGGACCTTGACCAGCGTCGATTTGCCCGCGCCGTTCTGCCCCATGAGGGTGTGCACCTCCCCGGGCAGCATGCGAAAATCGACGGAAGAGAGCGCCTGTACGCCAGGAAATCCCTTGGAGATCCGCTTCATCTCGAGCACGGGCACCGCTCCGCTCTGCATCGCTCACGTCCTCCCCGGCGGCCTCCGCGGCGCCACCGTCACGCGCGCTCAGTACTTGCGCTTCGGGAACTCCTGGGCGGCGGTCTCCATCGGGAAGACGCCCTCCTCGGTGACGATGCGCTTCGGCAGCTGCTTGCCCGCCACCAGGTCCTTCACAGCGCTCATCAGCTGCGGCCCGAGGAGGGGGCTGCACTCGACCGTCACGTTCAGCTTGCCGGCCATCATCGCCTCGAACGCGCCCTTCACCGCGTCGATCGAGATGATGAGGATGTCCTTGCCGGGCTTGAGCCCCGCCTCCTCGATGGCCTGGATCGCGCCGATCGCCATGTCGTCGTTGTGGGCGTAGAGGACGTTGATGTTCTTGCCCTCCGCCTTGAGGAACGCCTCCATGACCTCCTTGCCCTTGGCGCGCGTGAAGTCGCCCGTCTGGGAGCGGAGGATCTTGAACTGGGGCTTGTCCTTGATGATCTCCTCGAACCCCTTCTTGCGATCGATCGCGGGGGCCGAGCCGACGGTGCCCTGCAGCTCGACGATGTTGATCGGGTCCTTCTGGTCCTTCGTCTTCTCGACCAGCCACTTCGCCGCGCGGCGGCCCTCCTCGACGAAGTCCGACCCCATGAAGCTGACCCAGAGGGTGTCGTCCTTCGTATCCACGGCGCGATCGGTCAGGATGACGGGGATCTTGGCCTCCTTGGCCTCGCGCAGGACGGGCTCCCAGCCGGTCTCGACCACGGGCGAGAAGGCGATGACGTCGACCTTCTGTGCGATGAACGACCGGATGGCCTTGATCTGGTTCTCCTGCTTCTGCTGCGCGTCGGAGAGCTTGAGGTCGATCCCGGCCGCCTTGGCGGACTCCTCGATCGACTTGGTGTTCGCGGTCCGCCACTCGCTCTCCGCGCCGATCTGGGAGAACCCGAGCGTGATCTGCTTATTTTCCTTTTGACAGCCCGGCCCGACCACGATCAGCGCCAGCCCTGCCAGCGCCATCATCCCCGTGGTGACAAAGTTTCGCCTCTTCATCGCGCAGCTCGTCTCCTCTCGTCCGTCGCCTCGTCCCATGAGGCACCTCGCTCATCCTCGCCGTCGTCCCCCGACGTACGGCGTCACTTCTGCCCGTAGTACGCCTTTTTCCCGTGCTTCCGGTCGAAGTGCTTGCGCACGAGCGCGTCGGGCAGGCGAGCGGCGCCCGGGTGGATCGTGCGGGTGATGAACGCCATCCTCGCGATCTCCTCGAGCACCGCCGCATTGTACACCGCCTTCTCGGCGTCCTCTCCCCACGCGAACGGGCCGTGTCCCGCCACCAGCACCATGGGTGTGTGAAGCGGGTTACGATCCCTGAAGCACTCGATGATCTGCTTCCCCGTCTCCGTCTCGTAGTCGCCCTCCACGGCGTCCGGCCGCATCACCTCGGTGCAGGGTACGTCCTCGGCCAGGTGATCCGCGTGCGTCGTACCGTAGATCGGGATCGGCGTGCCTGTCTGCGCCCAACCGGTCGCGTAGGTCGAGTGCGTGTGCACCACGCCACCCAGCCCGCGGAAGCTCGCGTAGAGAACGATATGCGTCCTGGTGTCCGAGGAGGGGCGGAGGCGTCCCTCCACCACCTTCCCCTCCAGATCGACCACGATCATGTCGTCGGCCGACAGCCGATCGTAAGGGACGCCGCTGGGCTTGATCGCCAGGACGCCCCTGTCGCGATCGAACGCCGAGACGTTGCCGAACGTGTAGATCGCGAGCCCCCGGCGCGGAATCTCCATGTTCGCCGTGAAGGCGCGCTCGCGCAGCTCTCGATAGGTCGCGCTCACGTCTTGGCCTCAGTGCGAAAGCCGGTAGGCGAGATCGTTCCAGCGCAGCTCGTTCTTGAGCGCGCGGATCTCGGTCCCTTCGCCGATGCGGACCAGCTCGACGCCGGCGATGGAGGCGAAGTCCTCCACGTGCGCCATCGTCACGGCGCGGCTGTGGGCACAGTGATGGGCGCCTCCAGCCAAGATCCACGCCTCGCAGGCGAGCCTGAAATCGGGCTTCGGGATCCACACCGCGCGCGCCACGGGCAGCTTCGGCATCGCCCTCTCGGGCGGCACCGACTCGAGCTCGTTGGCGACGATCCGCATGCGGCCGCCCATGTCGATCATGGCAACGTTCACCGCGGGCCCGGCCCCGGCGTCGAAGACGAGCCGGCACGGGTCCGCCTTGCCGCCGATCGAGAGCGGGTGGATCTCCAGCGACGGCCTCCCGGAGGCGATCGAGGGACAGATCTCCAGCATGTGGGCGCCGAGGACGCGCTCTTGCCCCGCGACCAGGTGATACGTGTAGTCCTCCATGAAGGAGACGCCGCCGCGCAGGCCCGTCGCCATGACCTTCAGGGCGCGGACCAGGCCGCAGGACTTCCAGTCGCCCTCCGCCCCGAAGCCGTAGCCGTCGGCCATGAGCCGCTGCACCGCGAGGCCGGGGAGCTGCTTGAGCCCGTGCAGATCCTCGAAGGTGGTGGTGAAGCCGCCGAAGCCGCCCTCCTTCAGGAAGGAGCGCATCGCCGCTTCCTGCCGCGCCGCGTACCGCAGGTCGCCGTGGCGATCTCCGCCCCTCCTCAGGGAGGGGGCGATGGTGTACGCCTCGTCGTACTCCGCCACGAGGCGATCGACCTCGCGCTCGTCGACGTCGGCGATGCGCCCCACGAGATCGCCCACGCCATAGCCGTTCACCGACCATCCGAACTTGACCTGCGCCTCGACGCGGTCGCCGCCGGTGACGGCCACCTCTCTCATGTTCATGCCGCCGAAGCGCGCGATCTTGAGCCGCCGCGCGTCGAGGATGGCGCAGGCGGCGCGCGCCCAGATGTCGAGCTTGGCGAGGACGTCGCCGTCCGTCCAGTGGCCGACGATGACCCTCCGCTCGATCCGCAGGCGAGCGCCGATGTACCCGAACTCGCGGTCCCCGTGGGCCGACTGGTTCAGGTTCATGAAGTCCATATCGATGCTGTCCCAGGGCAGCTCGCGGCCGTACTGCGTGTGCAGGTGCGCGATCGGCTTCTCCAGGCGCTTGAGCCCCGCGATCCACATCTTCGCGGGCGAGAACGTGTGCATCCACGTGATCACGCCGGCGCACCGCGGCGACGCGTTGGCCTCGCGACAGACGGCGAGGATCGCCTCGGAGCTCTTGAGCGTCGGCTTCCAGACGACCCTGACCGGGAGCTTGCCCGAGGCGTCGAGGGACGCGGCGATCTCCCGCGCGTGTTCGGCGACCTGCTTCAGCGCCTCCTCACCGTAGAGGTCTTGACTGCCAGTCAAGAACCACACCTCGAAGCCCTCTCGAAGATCCTGCATCGCGATCCCGCTCATTGCGTCAACTCCCTCTCCACGAACGATCCCAGCGCGACATAATCCCGGTACAGCGCGTCATAGAGCCTGGCGCGCTCGGGATCCGGCAGATACCGGGCCTCGGTCCCAGACGACATCGCGCGCTGCGCGTCCTCGACCGTGGCGTGCAGGCCGGCGGCGGTCGCGGCGAACATCGCCGCGCCCAGCGCGACCGGCTGCTCGCCGGCGCGGACCTCGACGGTCATGTCGAGCACGTCCGAGAGGACCTGCATGGTGAGCGGGCTCTTTCGCGCGACGCCGCCGACACCAATGATGCCGTCGATGCGGAGCCCCTCGGATCGGAAGCGCTCGACGATGGCGCGCGATCCGAACGCGATCCCCTCCACGAGCGCGCGGTAGATCCGCGGGGCGTCCGTGCCCAGATCGAGGCCGACGATGGCGCCCTTGAGCCGCTGGTCCGCGTCCGGGGTCCTGCGCCCGTTCAGCCAGTCGAGCGCCAGCACGGAGCTCCGCGCCGGCGGGATCTCCGAGGCCGCCCGCTCCAGCTCGGGGATGATCCGCTCGATCGCCGCATCGGCGAGGGTCACGTCGGCCAGCGTCGTCCGGAGCGAATGGCCCTCGCCGGGCAGGGCAGGGAGGATGGCGAGGAGCGGCCAGCTAAGGAGCTGCTTGAACCAGGCGAAGACGTCGCCGAAGGCGGACTGCCCCGCTTCGTAGCCGATCGCGCCCGGGAGGATCGAGCCGTCGACCTGGCCGCAGATCCCGGCGACGAGGACCTCCGGCGCGCCGGTCTTCGGGATGACGAGCATATCGCACGTGCTCGTGCCCATGACCTTGAGCAGGCGGTTCGGCTGGATGTTGCCGCCCACCGCGCCCATGTGCGCGTCGAAGGCGCCGACGGCGACGACGACGTCGGCCGGGATACCGAGCGTCGCGGCCCACCCGGGCGAGATCGTCCCGAAGGGCACGTCCGCGGTCCAGGTCTGCGAGCCGAGCGTGGCCTTGAGGGCGGGCAGGCGCGGATGGAGCCTCGCCAGGAACTCGTTCGAGGGGTAACCGTCGAACTCCGGGTGCCACATCGCCTTGTGCCCGGCGGCGCAGCGGCTCCGGCGGATCTGCCTGAGGTCGTCGGTGCCGGTCAGGACGGCGGGGATCCAGTCGCAGTGCTCCAGGACGGTGACCGCCGCGCGCGCGACCGCCGGATTCGTCTCGATGACGTGGAGCGCCTTGGCCCAGAACCACTCGGACGAGTACACCCCGCCCTCGTACTTCGTATAGTCCACGCCGCCCCAGGTCCGGGCGACGCTGTTGATCCGAGCCGCCTCGGCCACCGCGGTGTGGTCCTTCCAGAGGATGAACATCGCGTCCGGGTCCTCCTCGAAGCCAGGGCAGAGCGCGAGAGGTCTGCCCTTCGCGTTGGCCAGGACCGGCGTGGATCCGGTGGTATCGACCGCGATCCCGCGCACCTGCGCGGCGACGTCGCTGCCCGCCTGGTCCAGGGCCGCGCGGACGGACGCCTCCATGGCATGCAGGTAGTCGAGCGGGTGCTGGCGGAACCGGTGTGCGCGCGCGTCGCAATAGAGGCCCTGCGCCCAGCGAGGGTAGGGCGCGACCGAGGCCCCCGCGAGCTC is a genomic window of Sorangium aterium containing:
- the araA gene encoding L-arabinose isomerase, whose protein sequence is MQDLREGFEVWFLTGSQDLYGEEALKQVAEHAREIAASLDASGKLPVRVVWKPTLKSSEAILAVCREANASPRCAGVITWMHTFSPAKMWIAGLKRLEKPIAHLHTQYGRELPWDSIDMDFMNLNQSAHGDREFGYIGARLRIERRVIVGHWTDGDVLAKLDIWARAACAILDARRLKIARFGGMNMREVAVTGGDRVEAQVKFGWSVNGYGVGDLVGRIADVDEREVDRLVAEYDEAYTIAPSLRRGGDRHGDLRYAARQEAAMRSFLKEGGFGGFTTTFEDLHGLKQLPGLAVQRLMADGYGFGAEGDWKSCGLVRALKVMATGLRGGVSFMEDYTYHLVAGQERVLGAHMLEICPSIASGRPSLEIHPLSIGGKADPCRLVFDAGAGPAVNVAMIDMGGRMRIVANELESVPPERAMPKLPVARAVWIPKPDFRLACEAWILAGGAHHCAHSRAVTMAHVEDFASIAGVELVRIGEGTEIRALKNELRWNDLAYRLSH
- a CDS encoding L-ribulose-5-phosphate 4-epimerase; the encoded protein is MSATYRELRERAFTANMEIPRRGLAIYTFGNVSAFDRDRGVLAIKPSGVPYDRLSADDMIVVDLEGKVVEGRLRPSSDTRTHIVLYASFRGLGGVVHTHSTYATGWAQTGTPIPIYGTTHADHLAEDVPCTEVMRPDAVEGDYETETGKQIIECFRDRNPLHTPMVLVAGHGPFAWGEDAEKAVYNAAVLEEIARMAFITRTIHPGAARLPDALVRKHFDRKHGKKAYYGQK
- a CDS encoding ABC transporter substrate-binding protein, with translation MKRRNFVTTGMMALAGLALIVVGPGCQKENKQITLGFSQIGAESEWRTANTKSIEESAKAAGIDLKLSDAQQKQENQIKAIRSFIAQKVDVIAFSPVVETGWEPVLREAKEAKIPVILTDRAVDTKDDTLWVSFMGSDFVEEGRRAAKWLVEKTKDQKDPINIVELQGTVGSAPAIDRKKGFEEIIKDKPQFKILRSQTGDFTRAKGKEVMEAFLKAEGKNINVLYAHNDDMAIGAIQAIEEAGLKPGKDILIISIDAVKGAFEAMMAGKLNVTVECSPLLGPQLMSAVKDLVAGKQLPKRIVTEEGVFPMETAAQEFPKRKY
- a CDS encoding ribulokinase, whose translation is MRKGTFVIGIDFGTDSVRAVVADARNGELAGASVAPYPRWAQGLYCDARAHRFRQHPLDYLHAMEASVRAALDQAGSDVAAQVRGIAVDTTGSTPVLANAKGRPLALCPGFEEDPDAMFILWKDHTAVAEAARINSVARTWGGVDYTKYEGGVYSSEWFWAKALHVIETNPAVARAAVTVLEHCDWIPAVLTGTDDLRQIRRSRCAAGHKAMWHPEFDGYPSNEFLARLHPRLPALKATLGSQTWTADVPFGTISPGWAATLGIPADVVVAVGAFDAHMGAVGGNIQPNRLLKVMGTSTCDMLVIPKTGAPEVLVAGICGQVDGSILPGAIGYEAGQSAFGDVFAWFKQLLSWPLLAILPALPGEGHSLRTTLADVTLADAAIERIIPELERAASEIPPARSSVLALDWLNGRRTPDADQRLKGAIVGLDLGTDAPRIYRALVEGIAFGSRAIVERFRSEGLRIDGIIGVGGVARKSPLTMQVLSDVLDMTVEVRAGEQPVALGAAMFAATAAGLHATVEDAQRAMSSGTEARYLPDPERARLYDALYRDYVALGSFVERELTQ
- a CDS encoding sugar ABC transporter ATP-binding protein, with the translated sequence MQSGAVPVLEMKRISKGFPGVQALSSVDFRMLPGEVHTLMGQNGAGKSTLVKVLTGVHPPDDGQILLEGREIRPSSPQDAQALGISAVFQEVNLCPNLSVAENIFLGREDAGVFAIRWGEMRRKASALLSDLNIHVDVTAPLSTFSIAVQQIVAIARALCARAKILVLDEPTSSLAEDEVKTLFSVIQRLKAQGMAILFISHFLDQVFEISDRITVLRNGQLVSETPAAELSRMELVTRMVGREVAEDGPARAERAREATSAGGQAPLLRARGLGKKGSVSDVDLDVQRGEALGLAGLLGAGKTETVRLLFGLDGADQGSIEIDGEPARIGSPLDAIARGLGFCPEDRKVEGILGDLSLRENIVVALQAKRGIFRNLSRDEQDDIARRYIQRLGIVAADAEVPISKLSGGNQQKALLARWLVTDPRMLILDEPTRGIDVAAKGEIMGQVMDLCDRGMAVVIVSSEMAEALRYSDQVVVLRDRRKVAELATAKTDEQAVYQIIAGGQP